One Cystobacter fuscus DSM 2262 genomic window carries:
- a CDS encoding DUF3817 domain-containing protein, translated as MLTTPLGRFRAVAFWEGLSFLVLLLLAMPLKYLLGMPQMVRGVGMAHGVLFIAYVYTLMMAALEHRWGFTRVVVAFVASLVPGGTFWLDAQLRREERAAALEAR; from the coding sequence CTGCTGACCACCCCCCTCGGGCGCTTCCGCGCCGTCGCCTTCTGGGAAGGACTGTCCTTCCTCGTCCTCCTGCTGCTGGCCATGCCGCTGAAGTACCTCCTGGGCATGCCGCAGATGGTGCGCGGGGTGGGCATGGCGCACGGCGTGCTGTTCATCGCGTACGTGTACACGCTGATGATGGCCGCCCTCGAGCACCGTTGGGGCTTCACCCGGGTGGTGGTGGCCTTCGTCGCCTCGCTGGTGCCGGGCGGGACCTTCTGGCTCGATGCCCAGCTGCGCCGCGAGGAGCGGGCCGCCGCGCTGGAGGCGCGCTAG
- a CDS encoding AraC family transcriptional regulator, translated as MSATTVPDPRMEQMSAPASLGQRVECLRWVPPERAFTWEHEVVPDANVDLLLELTPERCRAVLYGPVTRPLHVATHAGRGYLMVHFHPGAMPRLVDASPAELVNEAVELRHVGGLSLDELGERLLSAGSLGPMSEVLTPLLERTACPSGDSFDRALRHLLSRPEAPRPGALAKALNLSPRTLQRAFKERVGFSPGTYARIARLQQAYGLLRASASGSLSDVAYRCGYADHAHMTREFRDLTGRPPSAFRLPG; from the coding sequence ATGTCCGCCACGACCGTTCCCGATCCGCGGATGGAGCAGATGTCCGCCCCCGCCTCGCTCGGGCAGCGGGTGGAGTGCCTGCGGTGGGTTCCCCCGGAGCGAGCCTTCACCTGGGAGCACGAGGTCGTCCCCGACGCCAACGTGGACCTGCTGCTGGAGCTGACACCCGAGCGCTGCCGGGCCGTCCTGTATGGCCCGGTGACCCGGCCCCTGCACGTGGCGACGCACGCGGGCCGGGGCTACCTGATGGTGCACTTCCACCCGGGTGCCATGCCTCGGCTCGTGGACGCCAGCCCCGCCGAGCTGGTCAACGAGGCGGTGGAGTTGCGGCACGTCGGTGGGCTGTCCCTCGATGAACTCGGCGAGCGCCTGCTGTCCGCGGGCTCCCTGGGGCCCATGAGTGAAGTGCTCACGCCCCTGCTGGAACGGACCGCCTGCCCTTCGGGAGACAGCTTCGACCGGGCGCTGCGCCACCTGCTCTCCCGACCGGAGGCTCCACGCCCGGGTGCCCTGGCGAAGGCCCTGAACCTCAGTCCTCGCACCCTGCAACGCGCCTTCAAGGAGCGCGTGGGCTTCTCTCCGGGGACCTACGCGCGCATCGCGCGGCTCCAGCAAGCGTACGGCCTGCTGAGAGCGAGCGCGAGCGGCTCCCTCTCGGACGTGGCGTACCGCTGTGGCTACGCGGACCACGCGCACATGACGAGGGAGTTCCGGGATCTGACGGGCCGCCCTCCGAGCGCGTTCCGCCTTCCGGGCTGA
- a CDS encoding B12-binding domain-containing radical SAM protein, translating to MSAHPSKVEPSISSPRRVILVSIDWTRDKDPRLPLGHASLVAALRSAGVDTRAFSFAINRAGFDEDRILRDILESAQGAAPEQVDVGFGVYVWNDPVVKRLLSALRHKGFQGRIILGGPQISYAGSGLEQLYPEADAFIRGYGEEALVALAATFERIRFMGVHWAGQVDSGVQARAQLESLSSPFLEGVIELSAGQRFIRWETQRGCPFRCSFCQHREAGSRLRRRDIPLARLEREMELFVRSGVDDIAVLDPLFNLGAHALAVLRTLRRLGYGGRLSLQCHFSTLDEEFLDACQGLDVRLEFGLQTIHEREARAVERVNDMAKVRQGLRELHERHIRFEVSIIFGLPEQTLESFRETIDFCLQRGVPTLKAFPLMLLRGTALERERARWGLVENDEPIPSVIRSHTFGEREWKCMAALADALRRTEGGHPGSIEALDAWVFSSPDSSGWWSPAADEVRVAG from the coding sequence ATGTCCGCGCATCCATCCAAGGTCGAGCCCTCCATTTCCTCTCCCCGGCGTGTCATCCTGGTCTCCATCGATTGGACGCGGGACAAGGATCCGCGCTTGCCGCTGGGGCATGCTTCCCTCGTCGCGGCGCTGCGAAGCGCGGGGGTGGATACGCGGGCGTTCTCCTTCGCCATCAATCGCGCGGGCTTCGACGAGGATCGCATCCTGAGAGACATCCTCGAGAGTGCCCAAGGTGCTGCTCCCGAGCAGGTGGATGTGGGATTTGGCGTCTATGTCTGGAACGACCCGGTGGTGAAGCGGCTGTTGTCGGCACTCCGCCATAAGGGCTTCCAGGGGCGCATCATCCTGGGGGGACCGCAGATTTCCTACGCGGGGTCGGGGCTCGAGCAACTCTACCCCGAGGCGGATGCCTTCATCCGAGGGTATGGCGAGGAGGCGTTGGTGGCACTCGCGGCAACGTTCGAGCGCATCCGTTTCATGGGGGTCCACTGGGCAGGGCAGGTCGATTCCGGCGTTCAGGCGCGAGCGCAACTGGAGTCGCTGTCCTCTCCCTTCCTGGAAGGCGTCATCGAACTTTCCGCCGGGCAACGGTTCATCCGGTGGGAGACGCAGCGGGGGTGCCCCTTCCGGTGCTCGTTCTGCCAGCACCGGGAGGCGGGCAGTCGCCTGCGGCGCCGGGACATCCCCCTGGCACGACTGGAACGCGAGATGGAATTGTTCGTTCGCTCGGGAGTGGACGACATCGCCGTGCTGGATCCCCTCTTCAACCTGGGGGCGCACGCCCTGGCGGTGTTGAGGACGCTGCGGAGGCTCGGTTATGGCGGGCGGCTATCGCTGCAGTGCCATTTCTCGACCCTGGACGAGGAGTTCCTGGATGCCTGCCAGGGGCTCGACGTGCGGCTGGAATTCGGGTTGCAGACCATCCACGAGCGGGAGGCCCGTGCGGTGGAGCGGGTGAACGACATGGCGAAGGTGCGTCAGGGGCTCCGCGAACTCCACGAGCGCCACATTCGCTTCGAGGTCTCCATCATCTTCGGCCTGCCCGAGCAGACGCTGGAATCCTTCCGGGAGACGATCGACTTCTGCCTCCAGCGGGGCGTGCCGACGCTCAAGGCTTTTCCCCTCATGCTGCTGCGGGGGACTGCCCTGGAGAGGGAGCGGGCTCGGTGGGGGCTCGTGGAGAACGACGAGCCCATCCCCAGTGTCATTCGTAGCCACACGTTCGGCGAGCGGGAATGGAAGTGCATGGCGGCGCTCGCGGACGCGCTCCGCCGCACGGAAGGCGGGCACCCCGGGAGCATCGAGGCCTTGGATGCGTGGGTGTTTTCTTCTCCTGACAGCTCGGGGTGGTGGTCTCCCGCGGCGGATGAAGTCCGGGTGGCGGGCTGA
- the epmA gene encoding EF-P lysine aminoacylase EpmA, with translation MPNSVQWRSAAARQALYGALRRFFTQRDYLEVDTPLLVPTPGMEPHITAFETPFVPETDVGRRRSLYLHTSPEYAMKRLLADGSGPLFQICKVFRNGEVSRTHNPEFTLLEFYRPQADYHSIMADLEGALAEADGAVGGDGFFTRTPYERVSVRDAVLRATGVDLRACPDGPSLKRAAEAAGVRTGDSVLYDDVFFHLFLQRVEGGLGQERPTFLTEYPASMASLARLKPGEPAVAERTELYARGLELANGFSELTDAREQRARLLEEQEFRRNTGRAVYPLDERFLDAVGRMPPSAGIAVGLDRILMLMLGVASISDVLLFPAHEFVE, from the coding sequence ATGCCCAATTCAGTGCAGTGGCGCTCGGCCGCCGCCCGGCAGGCCCTCTACGGCGCCCTTCGCCGGTTCTTCACCCAGCGTGACTACCTGGAGGTGGACACGCCCCTGCTCGTCCCGACGCCCGGGATGGAGCCCCACATCACCGCCTTCGAGACCCCCTTCGTCCCCGAGACGGACGTGGGCCGGCGCCGCTCGCTCTACCTGCACACCAGTCCCGAGTACGCCATGAAGCGGCTGCTCGCCGACGGCTCGGGTCCGCTGTTCCAGATCTGCAAGGTGTTCCGCAACGGCGAGGTGTCGCGCACGCACAACCCCGAGTTCACCCTGCTGGAGTTCTACCGGCCCCAGGCGGACTACCACTCCATCATGGCGGACCTGGAGGGGGCGCTGGCGGAGGCGGATGGCGCGGTGGGAGGGGATGGGTTCTTCACCCGGACGCCCTACGAGCGGGTGTCCGTGCGGGACGCGGTGCTCCGGGCCACGGGCGTGGACTTGCGCGCCTGCCCGGACGGGCCCTCGCTCAAGCGCGCGGCGGAGGCGGCCGGGGTGCGCACCGGGGACTCCGTCCTGTACGACGATGTCTTCTTCCACCTCTTCCTGCAGCGGGTGGAGGGGGGCCTGGGGCAGGAGCGTCCCACCTTCCTCACCGAGTACCCCGCGTCCATGGCCTCGCTGGCGCGGCTCAAGCCCGGGGAGCCCGCGGTGGCCGAGCGCACGGAGCTCTACGCCCGGGGGTTGGAGCTGGCCAACGGCTTCTCCGAGCTGACGGATGCGCGGGAGCAGCGTGCCCGACTGTTGGAGGAGCAGGAATTCCGGCGGAACACGGGCCGGGCCGTCTATCCGCTGGACGAGCGCTTCCTGGACGCGGTAGGGCGGATGCCGCCCTCGGCGGGTATCGCCGTGGGGCTGGATCGTATCCTGATGTTGATGTTGGGCGTGGCGTCCATTTCGGACGTGCTGTTGTTTCCCGCCCACGAATTCGTTGAGTGA
- a CDS encoding NUDIX hydrolase, protein MRSPEVQRARQSLAPYARPAVAVDLVVLTLVEGALHVLLIRRGEPPFEGKLALPGGILRVGDGEEDQGEDLDVAAVRELHEETGLESRDVLLEQFATFGRPGRDPRMRVVSVAYYALVRPELARRVRAGGDAAEARWEAVERLDASTLAFDHEDILRVALARMREKLDTSSLAFSLVPERFSIPELRAVFSAVKGEPQDPGNFRRKVKRLIEDGVLEAAPGVRRTASKPAALYRFRAASPAAPTRGRKGGTHPA, encoded by the coding sequence GTGAGGTCGCCCGAGGTCCAGCGGGCGCGCCAGTCGCTGGCGCCCTATGCGCGTCCGGCGGTGGCGGTGGACCTGGTCGTCCTCACGCTGGTGGAGGGGGCGCTGCACGTGCTGCTCATCCGCCGGGGCGAGCCTCCCTTCGAGGGGAAGCTGGCGCTGCCGGGAGGCATCCTGCGCGTGGGCGATGGCGAGGAGGACCAGGGCGAGGACCTGGACGTGGCGGCGGTGCGCGAGCTGCACGAGGAGACGGGGCTGGAGTCGCGCGACGTGCTGCTGGAGCAGTTCGCCACGTTCGGCCGGCCGGGGAGGGATCCGCGCATGCGGGTGGTGTCGGTGGCGTACTACGCCCTGGTGCGGCCCGAGCTGGCGCGGCGGGTGAGGGCGGGGGGAGACGCGGCGGAGGCGCGCTGGGAGGCGGTGGAGCGGCTGGACGCCAGCACCCTGGCGTTCGACCATGAGGACATCCTCCGGGTGGCGCTGGCGCGGATGCGCGAGAAGCTGGACACCTCGTCGCTGGCGTTCTCGCTGGTGCCCGAGCGCTTCTCCATTCCGGAGCTGCGCGCGGTGTTCTCCGCGGTGAAGGGCGAGCCGCAGGATCCGGGCAACTTCCGCCGCAAGGTGAAGCGGCTCATCGAGGATGGAGTGCTGGAAGCGGCGCCCGGCGTGCGGCGCACCGCCTCCAAGCCCGCCGCGCTCTACCGCTTCCGCGCGGCGAGCCCGGCGGCGCCGACGCGTGGGCGCAAGGGCGGAACGCATCCCGCCTGA
- a CDS encoding inorganic pyrophosphatase has translation MATKNPPTHTFQAHPWHGISPGENAPESVTAYIEIVPTDTVKYELDKEAGILRLDRPQRFSSQCPTLYGFIPRTYCDELVAKRCADRTGHKDIKGDGDPLDICVLTEKVIPAGALLVRAVPVGGFRMVDGNEADDKIIAVLESDLVYGTFQHVAQLPNALVERLKHYFLTYKQLPSQAKRSVEIVEMYDSAEAHEVINRSMKDYQRVFGQPPAARPRGRAKR, from the coding sequence ATGGCCACAAAGAATCCGCCGACCCACACCTTCCAGGCTCATCCCTGGCATGGCATTTCCCCCGGTGAGAACGCTCCGGAGAGCGTCACCGCGTACATCGAGATCGTCCCCACCGACACGGTGAAGTACGAGCTCGACAAGGAGGCGGGCATCCTGAGGCTGGACCGGCCTCAGCGCTTCTCCAGCCAGTGCCCCACGCTCTATGGGTTCATCCCCCGGACCTACTGTGACGAGCTGGTCGCCAAGCGCTGCGCGGACCGCACCGGCCACAAGGACATCAAGGGAGATGGGGACCCGCTCGACATCTGCGTGTTGACGGAGAAGGTCATCCCCGCGGGAGCGCTGCTGGTGCGCGCCGTGCCGGTGGGGGGCTTTCGCATGGTCGACGGCAACGAGGCCGACGACAAGATCATCGCCGTGCTGGAGTCGGACCTGGTCTACGGGACCTTCCAGCACGTGGCGCAGCTGCCCAACGCGCTCGTGGAGCGGCTCAAGCACTACTTCCTGACGTACAAGCAGCTGCCCAGCCAGGCCAAGCGCTCGGTGGAGATCGTCGAGATGTACGACAGCGCCGAGGCCCACGAGGTCATCAACCGCAGCATGAAGGACTACCAGCGCGTGTTCGGCCAGCCCCCGGCGGCCAGGCCGCGCGGCCGCGCCAAGCGCTGA
- a CDS encoding nicotinate phosphoribosyltransferase has translation MGSPLLATDGYKFSMAEAGWPLRQETFYYSHRKGGQQVVPVDVEAHVRALLPEPTEEDYAYLARNSYEMGAGFKAAIRKQRLIIRALPRGARFYAREPVFTLTGSSALVSWLEPLLLQLNFRIQVATQALADREALTRALAVLSCEEEKRIALETLDAVGVPAVPITVDSEGYHARVLAVVKDLVEAVGDPSRIFEVGLRAATCLQQHEIAVRACREAGVMRTSNVYLAKKLGMIPVGTMGHEHVQRYGQDEAAFRAIRERRPERSSFLLDTYDTLGSGLPTAFRIIHEEPDAGDSIRFDSGDKKKQYTQAVSRAKAEGIKPVLILEDGLDAQATREFEALRREFGWAPSQQFYGYGGFIVARTMASPFTRDRVAAVYKLARTGHAPTMKFGNELAEGKQSIPGSPVVFRRRGGSGPVGLIGQEGEPAPEGYELLSGAPSDTAAPVGGEQRVAYTPATQALVDELRQRHFPRGFPIPS, from the coding sequence ATGGGAAGTCCGCTGCTCGCGACGGACGGCTACAAGTTCAGCATGGCGGAGGCTGGCTGGCCGCTGCGTCAGGAGACGTTCTACTACTCGCACCGCAAGGGAGGGCAGCAGGTGGTGCCGGTGGACGTCGAGGCCCATGTGCGCGCCCTGCTGCCGGAGCCCACGGAAGAGGACTATGCCTACCTGGCCCGCAACAGCTACGAGATGGGGGCGGGCTTCAAGGCGGCCATCCGCAAGCAGCGGCTCATCATCCGGGCCCTGCCGCGTGGCGCGCGCTTCTACGCGCGCGAGCCGGTCTTCACCCTCACGGGCAGCTCCGCCCTGGTGTCGTGGCTGGAGCCGCTGCTCCTGCAACTCAACTTCCGCATCCAGGTGGCCACGCAGGCGCTGGCGGATCGCGAGGCGCTGACCCGGGCGCTGGCCGTGTTGTCGTGCGAGGAGGAGAAGCGCATCGCCCTGGAGACGCTGGACGCGGTGGGCGTGCCCGCCGTGCCCATCACCGTGGACTCCGAGGGCTACCACGCGCGGGTGCTGGCGGTGGTGAAGGATCTGGTGGAGGCGGTGGGCGACCCGAGCCGCATCTTCGAGGTGGGGCTGCGCGCGGCGACGTGTCTGCAACAGCACGAGATCGCCGTGCGCGCCTGCCGCGAGGCCGGGGTCATGCGCACGAGCAACGTGTACCTGGCGAAGAAGCTGGGGATGATTCCCGTGGGCACCATGGGCCACGAGCACGTGCAGCGCTACGGCCAGGACGAGGCGGCCTTCCGCGCCATCCGCGAGCGGCGTCCCGAGCGCTCCAGCTTCCTCTTGGACACGTATGACACCCTGGGCTCGGGCCTGCCCACGGCCTTCCGCATCATCCACGAGGAGCCGGACGCGGGGGACTCCATCCGCTTCGACTCCGGGGACAAGAAGAAGCAGTACACCCAGGCGGTGTCGCGCGCGAAGGCGGAGGGCATCAAGCCGGTGCTCATCCTCGAGGACGGTCTGGACGCGCAGGCCACGCGCGAGTTCGAGGCGCTGCGCCGCGAGTTCGGCTGGGCGCCCTCGCAGCAGTTCTACGGGTACGGTGGGTTCATCGTGGCGCGCACCATGGCGAGCCCCTTCACGCGCGACCGGGTGGCGGCGGTGTACAAGCTGGCGCGCACGGGCCACGCGCCGACGATGAAGTTCGGCAACGAGCTGGCCGAGGGCAAGCAGAGCATTCCGGGCTCGCCGGTCGTTTTCCGGCGCCGCGGCGGCTCGGGCCCCGTCGGGCTCATCGGCCAGGAGGGCGAGCCCGCGCCCGAGGGCTATGAGCTGCTCTCCGGCGCGCCGTCGGACACCGCGGCGCCCGTCGGCGGCGAGCAGCGCGTCGCGTACACCCCGGCCACGCAGGCGCTGGTGGACGAGCTGCGCCAGCGGCACTTCCCCCGCGGTTTCCCGATTCCCTCGTGA
- a CDS encoding C45 family autoproteolytic acyltransferase/hydolase, whose product MTTQPLRVIECQGTPRQIGQQWGEACRESLRASAETFFSALSQGPSRTSRQDAVRMALQLEANVRAFEPEALELIRGQAEGAGMPYEEAFALQCMLELAVHCSQLGGMCTSVALTGEATADGQALLGQTIDWSPDARVDLLRIRHADGREQLSLCLSGSPYYHLNSDGVGNCANLTLVAPRPCPSLLPLSVYIPRAMRQPSLSAAMEVLVSAARGIGYYHLADAQGRVVGIESTYDDHVLLRPERGVIVHANHYQSERFREQDFTHLVSPCTFGRKARIEELVAQGHGRHTPESVMRMLTDHGTPGGRLCLHDAPPAANAMPLETKATVVMAPARRTMWVAAGPGCREPFTEFRL is encoded by the coding sequence ATGACGACACAGCCACTACGAGTCATCGAGTGCCAGGGAACGCCCCGGCAAATCGGCCAGCAATGGGGAGAGGCGTGCCGGGAGAGCCTGCGCGCCTCGGCCGAGACCTTCTTCTCCGCCCTGTCTCAGGGCCCCTCGCGCACCTCGCGACAGGACGCGGTGCGGATGGCGCTGCAACTGGAGGCCAACGTGCGCGCCTTCGAGCCGGAGGCGTTGGAGCTCATCCGCGGCCAGGCCGAGGGCGCCGGGATGCCCTATGAGGAAGCATTCGCGCTCCAGTGCATGCTGGAGCTGGCCGTGCACTGCTCACAGCTCGGAGGCATGTGCACCTCGGTGGCGCTCACGGGCGAGGCGACCGCGGATGGCCAGGCGCTCCTCGGACAGACGATCGACTGGAGCCCTGACGCCCGGGTGGACCTGCTGCGCATCCGCCATGCGGACGGACGCGAGCAACTGTCGCTGTGCCTGTCCGGCTCGCCCTACTACCACCTCAACAGTGACGGGGTGGGCAACTGCGCCAACCTCACGCTGGTGGCACCCCGGCCCTGCCCTTCCCTGCTGCCGCTGTCCGTGTACATCCCCCGGGCAATGCGCCAGCCGAGTCTCTCGGCGGCGATGGAGGTGCTCGTCTCGGCGGCGAGAGGCATTGGCTACTACCACCTGGCGGATGCACAGGGGCGCGTGGTGGGCATTGAAAGCACATACGACGATCACGTCCTGCTGCGGCCCGAGCGGGGAGTCATCGTCCACGCCAATCACTATCAATCCGAGCGCTTCCGGGAGCAGGACTTCACGCACCTGGTGTCGCCGTGCACGTTCGGGCGCAAGGCACGCATCGAGGAGTTGGTGGCCCAGGGGCATGGCCGTCACACCCCGGAGTCGGTGATGCGAATGCTGACGGACCACGGCACGCCCGGAGGCCGGCTGTGCCTGCATGACGCACCGCCCGCGGCCAACGCGATGCCGCTGGAGACGAAGGCCACGGTGGTGATGGCCCCGGCTCGCCGGACGATGTGGGTAGCGGCAGGGCCTGGGTGCCGCGAGCCATTCACCGAGTTCCGCCTGTGA
- a CDS encoding TonB family protein: MTSSRFAPWSLLAVLLLSTTVQAQAYDGARREEVDAGVHTPVLTKPPELVRSVEAVYPPEAAAAGKTASVEMVITIDAQGAVSDAQVTRPVGEGFDEAALEAVRQFQFSPAEVDGVPAPIQVQYVYNFVLQPPKVEESAPPPPPPEATLTGQLLARGSRTRVEGATVRCGDDPEAPEAMSDAEGRFTLKVTPGECDVRVVASEYHLFTTKETLAPSETTEVIFYLMPKAPGFETVVRGAREKKEVVRRTLERQELQKVPGSFGDPIRVIQNLPGVARTPFGLGQLLVRGAAPDQTLTFFDGVEVPILFHLGGGPSVLNSEFIDRIDFYPGGFGARYGRAVGGAVDVATRKGSTDTLHGSVKVDLLDSGFFLESPITEGISISGAARRSYVDALLPLVLPKDPQGGSLLVLPRYWDYQVRMDFGAKRGSEPGVGGRHSGYVMAFGSDDLLTVVATGGGRNRDITVDTRTLFHRLKGDWTYRKGNFTSVLTPFAGYDLGRFAFGEIFLDANVWSLGLREDLALEVTPWLTARAGADVLFEHLVGEGQIPVIGGIQFPPFPGAEPRSEPQPIKRTANSFDGALYAELDVKAGPVTLTPGLRASAARVYGQSRSAFDPRLWVRFQPTEKTALKGSVGLYSQAPEAFNLDPAPLGNPNLLHERAFQTSLGVEQQLTDIISVDVTGYFNRRYDLVVSPGNTVQNADGSLTRYPYSNQGLGRAYGMEVLLRHAVTRDFFGWLAYTLNRSEQRRAGGDEYRLTTFDQTHILTAVASYRLPWWGLELGARMRYVTGRPTTPLQHLFDRYDVDRNRYYGSYGETDSARFKPFQQLDLRLDKNWVFQRWTLNAYIDVQNVYNASNVEATFYDYRYREQFEVPGIPILPIIGVKGSF, translated from the coding sequence GTGACCTCTTCTCGCTTCGCTCCCTGGTCGCTGCTCGCCGTCCTCCTGTTGTCCACCACCGTCCAGGCGCAGGCCTATGACGGGGCTCGTCGCGAGGAGGTGGACGCGGGCGTCCACACTCCCGTGCTCACCAAGCCTCCCGAGCTCGTCCGCTCCGTGGAGGCCGTCTACCCGCCCGAGGCCGCCGCGGCCGGCAAGACGGCCTCGGTGGAGATGGTCATCACCATCGACGCGCAGGGCGCCGTGTCCGACGCGCAGGTCACCCGCCCCGTGGGGGAGGGCTTCGACGAGGCGGCGCTCGAGGCGGTGCGCCAGTTCCAGTTCTCCCCGGCCGAGGTGGACGGGGTGCCCGCCCCCATCCAGGTGCAGTACGTCTACAACTTCGTCCTCCAGCCGCCCAAGGTGGAGGAGTCCGCGCCGCCGCCTCCTCCTCCCGAGGCGACCCTCACGGGGCAATTGTTGGCCCGGGGCAGCCGCACGCGCGTGGAGGGGGCCACGGTGCGCTGTGGGGACGATCCGGAGGCGCCCGAGGCCATGTCGGACGCCGAGGGCCGTTTCACCCTCAAGGTGACGCCCGGCGAGTGTGACGTGCGCGTGGTGGCCAGCGAGTACCACCTCTTCACCACCAAGGAGACGCTCGCCCCCTCGGAGACGACGGAGGTCATCTTCTACCTGATGCCCAAGGCGCCGGGCTTCGAGACGGTGGTGCGTGGCGCGCGCGAGAAGAAGGAAGTGGTGCGCCGCACCCTGGAGCGCCAGGAGTTGCAGAAGGTGCCGGGCAGCTTCGGAGACCCCATCCGCGTCATCCAGAACCTGCCGGGCGTGGCGCGCACCCCGTTCGGCCTCGGCCAACTCCTGGTGCGCGGCGCCGCGCCCGATCAGACGCTCACCTTCTTCGATGGTGTCGAGGTGCCCATCCTCTTCCACCTGGGCGGTGGGCCCTCGGTGCTCAACTCCGAGTTCATCGATCGGATCGACTTCTACCCGGGCGGCTTTGGCGCGCGCTACGGCCGGGCAGTGGGCGGCGCGGTGGACGTGGCCACGCGCAAGGGCTCCACCGACACGCTGCACGGCTCGGTGAAGGTGGACCTGCTGGACTCGGGCTTCTTCCTGGAGTCTCCCATCACCGAGGGCATCTCCATCTCCGGCGCGGCGCGGCGCTCCTACGTGGACGCGCTCCTGCCGCTCGTGTTGCCCAAGGATCCCCAGGGGGGCTCGCTGCTCGTGCTGCCGCGCTACTGGGACTACCAGGTGCGCATGGACTTCGGCGCCAAGCGCGGGAGCGAGCCCGGAGTGGGGGGGCGCCACTCGGGCTATGTGATGGCCTTTGGCTCGGACGATCTGCTGACGGTGGTGGCCACGGGTGGTGGCCGCAACCGCGACATCACCGTGGACACGCGCACGCTCTTCCACCGGCTCAAGGGCGACTGGACGTACCGCAAGGGCAACTTCACCTCCGTGCTCACCCCGTTCGCGGGGTACGACCTGGGCAGGTTCGCCTTCGGGGAGATCTTCCTCGACGCGAACGTCTGGTCGCTCGGGTTGCGCGAGGACCTGGCGCTGGAGGTGACGCCGTGGCTCACCGCGCGGGCTGGTGCGGACGTGCTGTTCGAGCACCTGGTGGGCGAGGGGCAGATCCCCGTCATTGGCGGCATCCAGTTCCCCCCCTTTCCCGGCGCCGAGCCGCGCTCGGAACCACAGCCCATCAAGCGCACGGCCAATTCCTTCGATGGCGCGCTCTACGCGGAGCTGGACGTCAAGGCGGGCCCGGTGACGCTGACGCCCGGGTTGCGCGCCTCCGCCGCGCGCGTCTACGGACAGAGCCGCTCCGCGTTCGATCCCCGGCTGTGGGTGCGCTTCCAGCCCACGGAGAAGACGGCCCTCAAGGGCAGTGTGGGTCTGTACAGCCAGGCGCCCGAGGCCTTCAACCTGGATCCCGCGCCGCTGGGCAATCCCAACCTGCTGCACGAGCGGGCCTTCCAGACGAGCCTGGGCGTGGAGCAGCAGCTCACCGACATCATCAGCGTGGACGTCACGGGTTATTTCAACCGGCGCTATGACCTGGTCGTCTCGCCGGGCAACACGGTGCAGAACGCGGATGGTTCGCTCACCCGCTACCCGTATTCCAATCAGGGACTCGGGCGCGCGTACGGCATGGAGGTGCTGTTGCGGCACGCCGTGACGCGCGACTTCTTCGGCTGGCTGGCCTACACCCTCAACCGCTCCGAGCAGCGGCGAGCGGGAGGGGATGAGTACCGGCTGACCACCTTCGATCAGACGCACATCCTCACGGCGGTGGCCAGCTACCGGCTGCCGTGGTGGGGCCTCGAGCTGGGAGCGCGCATGCGCTACGTCACCGGCCGGCCCACCACGCCGTTGCAGCACCTGTTCGACCGCTACGACGTGGACCGCAATCGCTACTACGGCTCCTATGGGGAGACGGACTCCGCGCGCTTCAAACCCTTCCAACAGCTCGATCTGCGGTTGGACAAGAATTGGGTCTTCCAGCGCTGGACGCTCAACGCCTACATCGATGTGCAGAACGTCTACAACGCCTCCAACGTGGAGGCGACCTTCTACGACTACCGTTACCGGGAGCAGTTCGAGGTGCCTGGCATCCCGATCCTCCCGATCATCGGCGTCAAGGGGAGCTTCTGA